Proteins from a single region of Segatella copri:
- a CDS encoding N-acetyltransferase encodes MSLIEIKKVETKKDLKTFIDFHYDLYEGNKYDVPNLFSDDMNTLSKDKNAAFEFCEAEYFLAYKDGKLAGRVAAIINHKANNKWGRKSVRFGWIDFIDDREVSKALLDAVEKYGKEKGMEDIVGPLGFTDMDPEGMLTWGFDQLGTMPTIYNYSYYPEHIEALEGFTVDNKYVEYKLMVPDTIPEKYSKIAAMIEKRYNLHVRKLTRKDIYQGGYGQKIFDLINDTYKHLYGYSELSQKQIDQYIKMYLSLLDLNFVTAIEDWTTEDHKMIGIGITMPSLSRALQKCHRGRLLPFGWWHLLRAIKFHKTKIVDLLLIGIQPEYRAKGANALLFADLIPIYQKYGIEWGETQVEMEDNAAVQGQWGVLDPVLHKRRNCYIKSIR; translated from the coding sequence ATGTCATTAATAGAAATTAAAAAGGTTGAAACAAAGAAGGACTTGAAGACATTCATCGACTTCCATTACGACCTCTACGAAGGCAACAAATATGATGTGCCTAATCTTTTCAGCGACGACATGAATACTCTGAGCAAGGACAAGAACGCAGCGTTCGAGTTCTGCGAGGCAGAGTATTTTCTTGCCTATAAGGACGGCAAGCTGGCAGGTCGCGTCGCTGCCATTATCAATCATAAGGCAAACAATAAATGGGGCAGGAAGTCGGTCCGTTTCGGCTGGATTGATTTCATTGACGACCGCGAGGTTTCCAAGGCTCTTCTCGATGCTGTAGAGAAATACGGTAAGGAGAAGGGAATGGAAGATATTGTAGGTCCGCTGGGTTTTACCGATATGGATCCAGAAGGCATGCTTACCTGGGGCTTTGACCAGCTAGGCACCATGCCTACCATTTATAATTATTCATATTATCCGGAGCACATTGAGGCTCTGGAGGGTTTTACCGTAGATAATAAGTATGTAGAGTATAAACTGATGGTGCCAGATACCATCCCGGAGAAATATTCCAAGATAGCGGCGATGATAGAGAAAAGATACAATCTCCATGTCCGCAAACTTACCCGTAAGGATATTTATCAGGGCGGATACGGACAGAAGATTTTCGACCTCATCAATGATACATACAAGCATCTCTATGGTTATTCCGAACTTTCACAGAAGCAGATAGACCAGTACATCAAGATGTATCTGTCTTTGCTCGACCTGAACTTTGTAACAGCCATAGAAGACTGGACTACCGAGGATCATAAGATGATAGGTATCGGTATTACGATGCCTTCCCTTTCCAGAGCTCTGCAGAAGTGTCATAGGGGCAGGCTGCTTCCTTTTGGCTGGTGGCATCTGCTGCGCGCCATCAAGTTCCATAAAACCAAGATTGTCGACCTTCTGCTCATCGGTATCCAGCCGGAATACCGTGCTAAGGGTGCCAATGCGCTGCTCTTTGCCGACCTGATTCCTATCTATCAGAAGTATGGAATCGAGTGGGGAGAAACACAGGTGGAAATGGAAGATAATGCTGCCGTGCAGGGACAATGGGGCGTCTTGGATCCAGTCCTTCACAAGCGCCGCAACTGCTATATTAAGAGTATCAGGTAA
- a CDS encoding acetylxylan esterase encodes MNMTSVFSVMAENYPYRSDYLWLTVPDHADWLYKTGEQAKVEVSFCKYGIPRDGEVNYEIGDDMLKADKKGSFKLKNGRAIVNMGTRKTPGFRDLRLFYKLDGKTYQHHIKVGFSVDKIQPYTQEPKDFDAFWQQAKDELKNVPMSYTKELAKGYCTDKIDCYLVKLQIDKKGHAMYGYLFYPKNAKQGSHPVVLTPPGAGIKTIKEPMRNKYYAENGFIRFEIEIHGLDPRIPTETFNEISRGFNDANGGYLSNGLDDKNRYYMRHVYQGLVRCIDFLTSLPEWDGKNVAVQGGSQGGALAIIAAGLDSRVTQCVANHPALSDMAGYAEKGRTGGYPHFNKYHEILKNKDCLNTMAYYDVVNFARKVKAPTYLTWGYNDNTCPPTTSYAVWNTLKCKKEALLTPINEHWTTPDTNYQQMVWIKEHLVK; translated from the coding sequence ATGAACATGACGAGTGTGTTTAGTGTGATGGCGGAGAACTATCCCTATCGCAGTGATTATCTTTGGCTTACCGTGCCTGATCATGCCGACTGGCTCTATAAGACGGGCGAACAGGCTAAGGTGGAAGTAAGTTTCTGTAAGTATGGAATTCCCCGTGATGGCGAGGTGAACTATGAAATAGGCGATGACATGCTGAAGGCTGACAAGAAAGGAAGCTTCAAGCTGAAGAATGGACGCGCCATCGTGAACATGGGAACCCGAAAGACACCGGGCTTCCGCGATTTGAGATTATTCTATAAACTCGATGGCAAGACCTATCAGCATCATATCAAAGTAGGATTCTCGGTAGATAAGATTCAGCCTTATACCCAGGAGCCTAAGGATTTTGATGCATTCTGGCAGCAGGCAAAGGACGAACTGAAGAATGTGCCGATGAGCTATACCAAGGAACTCGCCAAGGGATACTGTACCGACAAGATAGACTGTTATCTCGTTAAACTTCAGATAGATAAGAAAGGTCATGCGATGTATGGCTATCTCTTCTATCCAAAGAATGCCAAGCAGGGTAGCCATCCTGTGGTTCTCACACCTCCAGGAGCCGGCATCAAAACCATCAAGGAACCTATGCGCAATAAGTATTATGCCGAGAATGGATTTATCCGCTTCGAGATAGAGATTCATGGTCTCGACCCGCGCATTCCTACCGAAACCTTCAATGAAATAAGCAGGGGATTCAACGATGCAAACGGCGGATATCTGTCTAACGGACTGGACGATAAGAATCGCTACTATATGCGCCATGTTTATCAGGGACTGGTGCGCTGCATCGATTTCCTAACCTCTCTCCCAGAGTGGGACGGAAAGAATGTGGCTGTGCAGGGCGGAAGTCAGGGTGGAGCCTTGGCTATTATTGCAGCCGGTCTTGATAGCAGAGTAACCCAGTGCGTGGCCAATCATCCGGCGCTCAGCGATATGGCTGGTTATGCAGAGAAGGGAAGAACGGGTGGTTATCCTCACTTCAATAAATATCATGAGATATTGAAGAACAAGGATTGTCTCAACACAATGGCTTATTATGATGTGGTGAATTTTGCCCGCAAGGTAAAGGCCCCAACTTATCTTACATGGGGATATAACGATAATACCTGTCCGCCAACTACCAGCTATGCTGTTTGGAATACGTTGAAATGTAAGAAGGAAGCTTTGCTCACTCCAATCAATGAGCATTGGACTACACCCGATACAAATTATCAGCAGATGGTTTGGATAAAAGAGCATCTCGTTAAGTAA
- a CDS encoding IS110 family transposase, with translation MKAVCGLDVHKDSIFLCILHSDGELFEQVFGVLTFQLEEMRKLLQKHHVFEVCMESTSIYWIPIWRVLSPHFTLRLVNPYFIKQLPGHKSDIKDAQWIAECTLKELVRGSFVPPEIIQQLRQYDRRIFDLNAEIVRKVSKVDGVLQRCNIRLSNYVSNIECKSYRDVVRRLSEGVTNPNELMKLVHGRIVNRHGAEMILASLTGVVSQAEIDVLRQLHEEIGIAESHRNECQQRMLEICEKHFPEELERLQKTPGIKERAATSLIAEIGTDMSKFETANHLASWSGLRPRNDESNKKIKSRKITHGNVYLRNTIIQCAWAASRQKDCFFSRFSYHQTIVRRKNKMKVIVAVARKLLVAVWHVLHDKTDYVDFKPDREESANNG, from the coding sequence ATGAAAGCAGTATGTGGTCTTGACGTGCACAAAGATAGTATTTTTCTTTGTATTTTGCACAGTGATGGTGAATTATTTGAGCAAGTTTTCGGTGTTTTAACATTTCAGCTGGAAGAAATGCGGAAATTGCTCCAAAAGCATCATGTTTTTGAGGTTTGTATGGAGAGTACCAGTATCTATTGGATACCAATATGGCGTGTGCTTTCTCCTCATTTTACTCTGCGTCTGGTAAATCCTTATTTCATCAAGCAACTTCCAGGTCATAAGAGTGATATCAAGGATGCCCAGTGGATAGCAGAATGTACATTGAAGGAATTGGTTAGGGGAAGTTTCGTTCCTCCAGAGATTATTCAACAGCTTCGCCAGTACGATCGCCGAATCTTTGACCTCAATGCTGAGATTGTCCGTAAGGTTTCCAAGGTGGACGGCGTACTCCAACGTTGCAATATCCGCTTGAGCAATTATGTATCCAACATCGAGTGTAAGAGTTACCGCGATGTCGTGCGCAGGCTCTCGGAAGGTGTCACAAATCCAAACGAGCTGATGAAGCTTGTTCATGGTCGCATTGTCAATCGTCATGGTGCGGAGATGATATTAGCCTCATTGACAGGCGTTGTCTCCCAGGCAGAAATAGATGTACTGCGCCAACTCCATGAGGAGATTGGCATCGCCGAGAGCCACAGAAACGAATGTCAGCAGAGAATGTTGGAGATATGCGAGAAGCATTTTCCAGAGGAACTCGAACGCTTGCAGAAAACTCCAGGAATCAAGGAACGTGCCGCAACATCATTGATCGCAGAGATCGGAACGGATATGAGTAAGTTCGAAACGGCAAACCACCTTGCTTCCTGGAGTGGACTGAGACCAAGAAATGACGAGTCCAACAAGAAAATCAAATCTCGTAAAATTACCCATGGCAATGTCTACCTCCGCAACACCATCATTCAATGTGCCTGGGCTGCCAGTCGTCAGAAAGACTGTTTCTTCAGTAGATTCTCGTATCACCAAACAATTGTGAGAAGAAAGAACAAAATGAAGGTGATTGTTGCTGTGGCGAGAAAGTTACTTGTCGCCGTATGGCATGTCTTACATGACAAGACAGACTATGTTGACTTCAAACCAGATCGTGAAGAATCCGCCAACAACGGATGA
- a CDS encoding carboxylesterase/lipase family protein, with protein sequence MRLKRHLLTAALALFCLSAANAQLLRTTVEQGEIEGVEHEGFALYKGIPYAEAPVGNLRWKAPVSKKPWKGVFKADKWGDRPPQPIDPNQNGGELGMSEDCLYLSVETPAKSKNDKLPVFVMIHGGAFLTGSYSGTQESFVKEGIIYCSIEYRLGALGFMAHPELSKESGKNISGNYGILDQVMALKWIHDNIAAFGGDPDKITIAGESAGGISVSILCASPLAKGLFRGAISESGSSFWPVGENRNGNTAMLTTKAAEAGGLILQKRLKAKNLKQLRKVPAMDIVKNTDFESFWPNVDGYSITDDQYKLYEKGSYNDVNVIIGTNSDEGSMFSRPVSVSDYEKRIHEIYGSWADQVLSLYPAKTEEETYFAQSDIFRDGSFAWGTYAWANLQSKTGKGKVYMYYFDQDSENTIVKSRKGGASHVAEMPFIYGYKFGSGKMTETEQHMEQIMSRYWINFTKTGNPNGDSLPFWTSYQEGKSTVMIMKEGLHLGPVQNQKQMDFFEKFFKEKRK encoded by the coding sequence ATGAGATTGAAAAGACATCTACTGACAGCCGCCCTGGCACTCTTTTGCCTATCGGCAGCTAACGCCCAACTGCTAAGAACAACGGTGGAGCAAGGAGAAATTGAAGGTGTGGAACATGAAGGATTCGCCCTATACAAGGGAATCCCATACGCTGAAGCACCAGTGGGCAACCTCAGATGGAAAGCTCCAGTGAGCAAAAAGCCTTGGAAGGGAGTATTCAAAGCAGATAAATGGGGAGACCGTCCACCACAGCCCATCGACCCTAACCAAAATGGTGGAGAGCTGGGCATGAGCGAGGACTGCCTATACCTCAGTGTGGAAACGCCAGCCAAGAGTAAGAATGACAAACTCCCTGTATTTGTGATGATTCATGGAGGAGCCTTTCTTACTGGCTCCTACAGTGGAACTCAGGAAAGCTTTGTCAAGGAAGGCATCATCTATTGCAGCATAGAATACCGCTTGGGAGCCTTGGGATTCATGGCACATCCAGAGCTGAGTAAGGAATCAGGCAAGAACATATCTGGTAACTATGGCATCCTTGACCAAGTGATGGCCTTAAAATGGATTCACGACAATATCGCAGCCTTCGGTGGAGACCCTGACAAGATTACCATTGCAGGAGAATCTGCCGGTGGTATCTCGGTAAGTATACTATGCGCCTCTCCCCTTGCCAAGGGACTCTTCCGAGGAGCCATAAGCGAAAGTGGTAGCTCCTTCTGGCCTGTGGGTGAAAACAGAAATGGTAACACAGCCATGCTCACTACCAAAGCGGCAGAAGCAGGTGGACTTATCCTTCAAAAGAGACTCAAGGCTAAGAACTTGAAGCAGCTAAGAAAAGTTCCGGCTATGGACATCGTGAAGAATACCGACTTTGAGTCCTTCTGGCCGAACGTTGACGGCTACTCCATCACCGATGACCAGTATAAGCTCTATGAAAAGGGAAGCTACAATGATGTAAATGTCATTATAGGAACCAACAGCGATGAAGGAAGTATGTTTAGCCGCCCTGTCAGTGTAAGTGACTATGAGAAAAGAATACATGAGATATATGGAAGTTGGGCAGACCAGGTTCTCAGTCTCTATCCTGCCAAGACAGAGGAAGAAACCTACTTCGCCCAATCCGACATTTTCCGTGATGGCTCCTTTGCATGGGGAACGTATGCCTGGGCTAACCTGCAGAGCAAGACCGGCAAGGGCAAGGTGTATATGTATTACTTTGACCAAGACTCAGAGAACACCATCGTGAAAAGCCGCAAGGGAGGAGCCAGCCATGTGGCAGAGATGCCATTCATCTATGGCTATAAGTTTGGCTCTGGAAAGATGACCGAGACGGAGCAGCACATGGAACAAATCATGTCACGCTACTGGATCAACTTTACCAAGACTGGCAATCCAAATGGGGATAGCCTTCCTTTCTGGACTAGCTACCAGGAAGGTAAATCAACGGTGATGATTATGAAGGAAGGACTGCATTTGGGGCCTGTTCAAAATCAAAAGCAAATGGACTTCTTCGAGAAGTTCTTCAAGGAAAAAAGAAAATAA
- a CDS encoding helix-turn-helix domain-containing protein, protein MILFISPFQRQKWEVDEDALDFKFVIFQEEFISNLISDKYFVYRLLYCYQTICPPLLEIDADEMSWYADYIEEMTYEQVHPVADSYHMLLSSLYSLLIKLNRVYAKEYTLPFGAPKNNYAYKFRQLLEKHIADNLTVNDYAEMTGVSRICLNKNVKEQFGTTVSDMIRSRMVEEIKSRLLFSGLSVKEVAFSLHFSEPNHMMRFFKSQTGQTVCEFVSGYQNGSIP, encoded by the coding sequence ATGATTCTTTTCATCTCTCCTTTTCAGCGGCAAAAATGGGAGGTGGATGAAGATGCCCTTGATTTCAAGTTCGTCATTTTCCAAGAGGAGTTTATCAGTAACCTGATTTCCGACAAATATTTCGTTTACCGCCTGTTGTACTGTTATCAGACAATCTGTCCGCCGTTGTTGGAGATAGATGCCGACGAAATGAGCTGGTACGCTGATTATATTGAAGAAATGACGTATGAACAGGTACATCCAGTGGCAGACAGCTATCACATGCTGCTGTCCTCCCTGTACAGCCTGCTGATAAAACTCAACCGGGTATACGCCAAGGAATACACTCTACCTTTCGGTGCCCCGAAAAACAATTATGCCTATAAGTTCAGACAGCTTCTGGAAAAGCATATTGCCGATAATCTTACCGTTAACGATTACGCCGAAATGACGGGAGTGAGCAGGATTTGCCTGAATAAAAACGTCAAGGAACAATTCGGAACAACAGTATCGGATATGATCAGGAGTCGTATGGTGGAAGAAATCAAAAGCCGTTTGTTGTTTTCCGGTTTGTCGGTTAAGGAAGTGGCTTTCTCGCTTCATTTCTCGGAGCCGAACCACATGATGCGTTTCTTCAAGTCGCAGACAGGACAAACTGTATGTGAATTCGTAAGCGGTTATCAAAATGGTAGTATTCCGTAA
- a CDS encoding MBL fold metallo-hydrolase: protein MKRIVTTFLFISLFLCVYARGNAAESQIQLVRNATLLIDYAGHHILLDPMLSPKGALGSVRGKVKTPMVELPMKVDEITKGIDFVLVTHAHVDHFDPTAAAVLDKSLKLFGQQADEQYFLNCNFWNAEAIADSVVYDGITIIRTDAQHGTGRMLKNMGDASGFVLKASGHPTLYIIGDGVWTQGIADNIGRYNPDYIVVNSGGAVMPGGYDATPIIMDERQVMALIQESGNAKIIAVHMDAVDHCLTTRAVLRKEAKKMKIGNDKLLIPEDGEIISLSK from the coding sequence ATGAAACGAATAGTAACAACATTCCTGTTTATCAGTCTGTTTCTGTGCGTCTATGCGCGCGGAAATGCTGCAGAATCACAAATTCAGTTAGTTAGAAATGCAACCCTGCTTATAGACTATGCCGGGCATCATATTCTGCTCGATCCGATGCTTTCACCTAAGGGCGCATTAGGAAGCGTGAGAGGCAAAGTAAAAACACCGATGGTGGAATTGCCAATGAAAGTAGATGAAATTACCAAGGGGATTGATTTCGTGTTGGTTACCCACGCTCACGTTGACCATTTCGACCCAACGGCAGCGGCTGTATTGGATAAGTCGCTGAAATTGTTCGGACAACAAGCCGATGAACAATACTTTCTTAACTGCAACTTTTGGAATGCCGAAGCCATTGCCGACAGTGTAGTTTATGACGGTATCACGATCATTCGCACGGATGCGCAACACGGCACAGGCCGCATGTTAAAAAACATGGGAGACGCTTCGGGGTTTGTCCTGAAGGCATCCGGACATCCTACCCTTTATATAATAGGTGATGGAGTTTGGACACAAGGTATCGCCGACAATATCGGAAGATATAATCCAGACTATATCGTGGTTAATTCCGGCGGAGCCGTCATGCCAGGCGGTTACGACGCAACGCCTATCATCATGGACGAACGACAGGTCATGGCATTGATACAAGAAAGCGGCAACGCGAAAATCATTGCCGTACACATGGATGCAGTGGATCATTGCCTTACCACCAGAGCTGTTTTACGGAAAGAGGCGAAAAAAATGAAAATAGGAAATGATAAATTGCTCATTCCTGAAGACGGAGAGATTATTTCCTTGAGTAAATAA
- a CDS encoding Cof-type HAD-IIB family hydrolase: MKRFLFFDIDGTLVSFKSHKIPESAIYGLTLAKEKGAGIYIATGRPYGLINNIEEIKHLVDGYITANSAYCFSGKQEISCCPIPMNQVTSVIELSDKMGFACMIVGEQDIMMYNNNPAADHIFKDMLNVQNLRESTSQQTILGQRILQLTPVVTPTEEQAILPLLNNVVSSRWCPEFIDITAKGVDKAKGMKDMITWYGFPLSQTVAFGDGGNDLPMIREAGIGVVMGNASQTVKDAADHVTNSVDDDGIYQALKYLKVI; encoded by the coding sequence ATGAAAAGATTTCTATTTTTTGACATAGACGGTACGCTCGTAAGTTTCAAGAGCCACAAGATACCAGAGTCGGCCATATATGGATTGACGCTTGCGAAAGAAAAGGGGGCCGGCATATACATCGCAACAGGACGCCCATACGGGCTTATAAACAATATTGAAGAAATTAAACACTTGGTCGATGGCTATATCACGGCTAACAGCGCATATTGTTTTTCCGGCAAACAAGAGATTTCCTGTTGTCCGATTCCGATGAATCAGGTTACCTCTGTGATAGAACTGTCGGACAAGATGGGGTTTGCCTGCATGATTGTCGGGGAGCAGGACATTATGATGTACAACAACAATCCGGCAGCAGACCATATCTTCAAGGATATGCTGAATGTTCAGAACCTCAGGGAAAGCACATCACAGCAAACGATTCTCGGACAACGCATATTGCAACTTACACCAGTGGTAACGCCAACGGAAGAACAGGCTATTTTGCCTTTATTAAATAATGTAGTATCAAGCCGATGGTGTCCTGAGTTTATTGATATTACAGCAAAAGGAGTAGATAAGGCAAAGGGCATGAAAGATATGATTACATGGTACGGCTTTCCCCTTTCCCAGACGGTTGCTTTCGGAGATGGAGGCAATGATCTTCCTATGATAAGGGAAGCCGGAATCGGCGTGGTAATGGGGAACGCATCTCAAACTGTAAAAGATGCGGCAGACCATGTTACAAATTCTGTCGATGATGACGGAATATATCAAGCATTGAAATATCTAAAAGTGATTTAG
- a CDS encoding class I SAM-dependent methyltransferase: MNQATLDFIRQHQDDDVRQLAFLGSKYPEVDMPFALDQIRGRKMARVKLPRWASIDGIIYPPHISMEQCSSEQTALYKAELAARLLGLSPSSSENGEEKEKESENASNLHLSEICEFAGKGAVDSEFAKNEATCKKQQILTESEENVNEIKEEPHEGDFSEETGFVDLTGGFGVDFSYIAFRLGVKSMYVERQAHLCEAAKENFGRLGLKNAIVKNGDGIEVLHSFASKKEAAASDSLGIIYDQPLSLLKTKLGLKLIFIDPARRDDAGNKVVSLKDCTPDVTLLQEEMLSKADYVIIKLSPMLDWHRTISELSHVREVHIISVNKECKELLLVLSARNMGGMEASSADGEVKHAGNLRIYCVNDAQSFVCEESDMEASSVKIAPSTLEEMQYLYEPNASLMKAGCFGVLSGRYDARMLSKNSHLFVSREPIAAFPGRSFRIIAVSSFNKKELKRHLSGITKANIATRNFPLSVAELRKRLKLKDGGETYIFATTLSDESHVLVITEKACFN, from the coding sequence ATGAACCAAGCAACGCTCGATTTTATCCGCCAGCATCAGGACGATGATGTTCGCCAGTTGGCTTTCCTCGGCAGCAAGTATCCCGAGGTAGATATGCCTTTCGCTCTCGACCAGATTCGCGGGCGAAAGATGGCTCGTGTGAAACTGCCCCGTTGGGCAAGCATCGATGGCATTATCTATCCCCCTCATATTTCGATGGAGCAATGTTCGTCAGAGCAAACGGCACTTTATAAGGCTGAACTCGCAGCCCGACTGCTCGGCTTGTCTCCTTCATCATCCGAAAACGGAGAAGAAAAGGAGAAGGAGAGCGAAAACGCCTCAAATCTTCATCTTTCTGAAATTTGCGAATTTGCGGGCAAAGGGGCAGTTGATTCAGAATTCGCCAAAAATGAAGCTACTTGCAAAAAGCAACAGATATTAACAGAATCAGAAGAGAATGTTAATGAAATAAAAGAAGAACCTCATGAAGGAGATTTTTCTGAAGAAACCGGGTTTGTTGACCTGACCGGCGGCTTCGGAGTAGACTTCTCTTACATCGCTTTCCGATTGGGCGTGAAGTCGATGTATGTGGAGCGTCAGGCTCATCTCTGTGAAGCAGCGAAGGAAAACTTCGGGCGATTGGGCTTGAAGAACGCCATCGTGAAGAATGGGGACGGAATAGAGGTGCTGCATTCTTTTGCTTCAAAGAAAGAGGCTGCTGCATCAGATTCTTTAGGCATCATTTATGACCAACCCCTGTCATTACTTAAGACCAAGCTTGGTCTTAAGCTAATCTTCATAGATCCTGCTCGTAGAGACGATGCGGGCAACAAGGTAGTATCCTTGAAAGATTGTACGCCCGATGTAACCCTTTTGCAGGAAGAAATGCTTTCGAAGGCAGATTACGTCATCATCAAACTCTCTCCGATGCTCGACTGGCACCGTACCATAAGCGAATTAAGCCACGTAAGAGAGGTTCATATCATCTCCGTGAATAAGGAGTGCAAGGAGCTCCTTTTAGTGCTCTCAGCGCGAAATATGGGCGGAATGGAGGCTTCTTCGGCAGATGGAGAAGTAAAACATGCCGGGAATCTCCGTATTTATTGTGTCAATGATGCCCAGTCCTTCGTCTGCGAAGAGTCGGATATGGAGGCTTCTTCCGTCAAGATTGCCCCATCCACGCTTGAAGAGATGCAGTATCTTTACGAGCCGAATGCGTCGTTGATGAAAGCCGGCTGTTTCGGTGTTCTTTCCGGGCGCTATGATGCAAGAATGCTTTCCAAGAACAGCCATCTTTTCGTGAGCCGTGAGCCTATCGCCGCCTTCCCAGGCAGGAGTTTCCGCATCATCGCCGTATCCTCCTTTAATAAAAAGGAGTTGAAGCGTCATCTCTCAGGCATCACCAAGGCAAACATCGCCACCCGCAACTTCCCCCTTTCCGTAGCCGAATTGCGCAAGCGTCTGAAGCTGAAAGATGGTGGCGAAACCTATATTTTTGCCACCACACTGAGCGACGAAAGCCATGTTCTGGTGATAACGGAAAAAGCTTGTTTCAATTGA